tgctcagcaggcaacctgcttctccctttccctctgctgccgcctccccacccccgcttgtgctctctcactctcgctctctctcaaataagtaaatacaaaaagTTGAAATTTCTAACCTCGGTGGGGCAGCGGGCCCCGCCCCTACTCCTGGGCTCTAGAGCCCCCAGCGGGCACGCCCAGCGCAGGCTCCGCCCCCAGCGGTGCTGGCCCCGCCCCGAAGCCCTCCGCGCCCGGGCGCCCAGGTTGCCGCCTCCACCACAGGGGCCGGGACTCCGgaccggccccgccccgcgccccgcgccccgccccgcgccccgcccacCTTGAGCCCGTAGTCGCGCGCCGCCTCCCACACGAACTTCTTGCTGACGCCGCCGGCGCCGATCAGCAGCAGCTGCTTGCCCTCCACGAGGCAGTGCGCGGACCGCCGCAGCATGGTCTCCACGAGCGGCGCGGCCGCCGCGTCCTCGGCCGCCGACCGCGGGCGCTGCGCGGCCCACAGCCCCTCGAGCGCGCCGCACGCCTCTAGACACAGGCCGCTGTTCAGCTCCAGGGCCACGGGGGTCAGCACGCGGCCTTCCACCGTCAGCGCGAAGTCCACGCCTGGGccgggcgggcggcgcgggcTCAGCGGGCTGCCCTCCGGCCTcgcccggcccccggcccccgacCCCCGACCCCCGCCCGGGCCGTGCGCACTCACCGAGGAAGTCCGTGCGGGCCCGGCGCCCCCCGCGCTGCTCAGCGCTCAGGCCGGCCTCCAGGGCCAGCACGGCGGCCAGCGCGGCCTCGGCCGCCGCCTTGACGCGCCGTCGCACGACCGCCACCTGTCCCGTCTCACCCAGGCCGCACCGGGCCAGTGCTGCCTCCAGCGTCTGTGGCAAGGAGCTCTGGTGCCGCAGAGGCCGGTCCTCACGGCCCACGCTGCACACCACCTGGGCAGGGTGTGGCTGAGGGTGTGGGCCCAGGAGGAGCCGTCCCAGGCCCCAtaccaccccccacacccctcccctgaACACCTACCCTGGTGCCGAGGTCCAGGCCAGACCTCTCACTGGACATTCAAGTAGCCCAGTCCTCCTCCGTGACTTCCGCTGCACAAACCACTTTCCCCGCCACTGCCCCTCTGGTCCTTTAGACCCTAAGGGGATTCTACCCAGGCTTCCAGGCCCAGCCGGGGTCTCTGCTCCTTGAAGGCTCCAAGCACGCTTGCTCCTAGCTCCTGCAGGCCCTGGGGCCTGTGCCACCCTGGTGTGCCCCACCCTAGACCTCCACGAGGGCAGGGTTGACAGACTGTCCCTCAGGTTGGCTCAGAGCTGTGTTCCCAGGAGGGTCCTCAAGCTGCCTTGAGTTCCCCGGCTTGGAGGCCCCTCCTAAAGGACTCCAGACACTGGCAGTTCAGAGACCCTGGGTCAGCCTCTTCTGTGGGTAAGAGGATTCAGCCCTGGGCCCTGGTACCCCGTACCAGGCAGAGCTCCTGAGGCAGGAAGGGTGGAAAGGGACGGGAAAACGCGtcagacccaggagtcctccTAGAGGCCACCAGGATTCCCCCCAAAGATTATGTCTTCTCTCTGCCCGGGGCCCTCAGCAGCTCAttagggctgggctggggtgtgGCGGCAGGGTCAGGACCTAAACCTGGGCCACGCtcaccttgctcagcaggggcctGTCACCCTGTGTCCGACATACCACAGCACAGATGCGCACAGCCAGCTCAGGGCCAGGTGGGGGACTGCCTGGGGAAGGACGGTGAGGCCTGAGCCCGGCACAGAGCAGCCAGGAGGGCGAGCCAAGCTCCCACTCCTGGCTGGCCCAGGTGGCTCTCACCTGGGAAGGGTAGCCGGGCAGGTGGGCACACAGCCTCCACCAGGacactctcctcctcctccagtttCTCCAACAATGCCAGCACTGTGTCCACCACTGTGCTCAGCTCCACTCGAGGGTACACACGTAGTGCCTGCCGCCCCCGCCAGCGCCAGCCACTGAGCTTCACGGCCACCtgcagcagggaggggaagggggtctCCTTACCACCCCATGGACCTGTGGGGTACCATAGGATCCGATGTGTAAACGGAGGTAAGAAGGGAGGGGACTGCCCCAGAGAGAGATGCCAGCAGGAGGGCTCCAAGTTGGGGACAACTTCCCAGCAGGACTGGGTAACCATGCATGGGTCCCATCCTGCTGGCATCTGCACGGACCTCGGAGGCAGGAGCCTGTTACCTGCAGGGCATCAGCCAGGGCCCCGGAGTGCAGAAAGGCCCCTACTTCCTCCTTCACCAGTGTCTGCTGGTCCTCTTTGCCACTCAGCTCCACCAGCCGTAGGCCCGGGCCGGCCTCCCCGCCCCGCAGCAGTGCCGGGGGCTTATAGGTGAAAGCCAGGGTAGCTGGTACGGCCACACCTCCGTGCTGAGCCAGCAGTCGCCTTGTCAGCAGCCTGTCCTCCAGCAGCCGGGCCAGCTCAGCCGAGGCTCCGGTGGGACAGGTCAGGTCACGGGCAAGTTCAGCTGCCTCTCGACCCCGGCCAGGTCCCAGCCCCAGGCCCGCCAGGAAGTAGGTGGCTCGGCGTGGGGGGACAAAGTCATCCAGGAATGTCAGGCCCCCTGGGTGGAAGCTCACAGCCTTGGACACCAGCAGGACCGCCTCGCCCGGTTGCCCAAGTGCCGGCACCTTCGTCAGCCAAGTAGGGGACAGGCAGAGGAGCATGTTtcctgtgggcagagggaggagggttgCTGGCCAGGGAAGGCTTAATGCCCCCATGTCCTTCGCCTCCAGCCCGGGGCCCTGGGTAGTGGGGGGCAGCTGCTCCCAGAACCCACCCCCACTCGGAGCATGGCAGCCGGCCCAGCAGAATGCAGGCACTTGCCAGAGTCAGTGGGTATTTCGGGATGTGGCCgggccagggcagggctgccCTTTCTGTAGGAGCGGGCGGGGGAACTTGGGCACATACTCACCCGGGCTCTGGACCCCACCCTccagcagcacagacagaaaggTGCTGGGGGATCCCAGAACGCATAAGGTCACCTCCGCACCAGggcagcctgggggtggggtgggggtggggagaacatTGCCAAGCTCAATAGGGACTCCCCCTGCTATCTTTCTGCCTACCCTTCTCTGCCCAtagccccgccctcccccccccgggGGCCCCCAGGTCCTTGCCAGTGTGGGCTGAGAAGGGTAGAGAGGACAGAGAAGACgctggaaggggaaagggaaactgCCTGCCCATCCCGCCCGGTGAggctgctccctcctctctgcagctAGCCTGGGAGGGACTGGAGGCTGAGTGACTGGAGAGCTGGGTTCTAGCCTGGGCTTTGACACTGACTTTCTCTGTGACCCGTGGCCCCCATGCagtgcggtggggggggggggggggagtccctgtgcctcagtttcccagtctGTGATTTTCATGTATTCTGGCTGTGAAGCCtctgtccacacaaaaccttTGTGGCCACCTAATCTTTAAAACagatgtaaaaattaataaataaaaataaaacagataaactaGGGAAGGAGTTTTGGGTCCCAACTGTTAGCTGCTTCCACAGCAGCTCCCAAGACACGTCTATAGAAGCTCTGGCTCCACAGAACATGGATGACAAATCCCACGGCTCGGTCTtctggggacaggagggaagCCTTGATCTCTGACTTTACTGGTGCCAGATGCCCTTTGAAACAATGCTTGTCTGCTGGAGGTCGACTGGCCTTGCCTCCCTGGCTCCAGATCCAGCCAGAGCCTGGGGGAAGGGGCTGACCTTGACAGGGATGGGAAGCAGGCTGGGCTGagggtgcccccctccccccccaggctcccccctcCCTGGAGCCCTTGGGCACCTgtgcggggcacctggctgcGGTCCTGGGTCTCCGGGAGGCCGGCTTGCTGCAGACAGCTCTGCAGGAGGCCGTAGTAGTAGACAGTCCAGGCCCGGGCCTCCGCCCCCTCGAGGGAGCCCTTGCAGTCCAGGCCCACGTCCTGGTGCCAGGAGCCAGGGAAGCAGCCTGGGGGCGGCAGGCCAGAGCCTCCTCCCCATgggccctcctcttcctccaggtcCTTGGAGCCCAGGGGGCAGTCCCACTCGGGACCCAGCGGATCCAGGGAGAGCTGAGAGGGGCAGAAGTGGTGGGTCTTGGGCAGAGTGGGCAAAGGGCACATTAAGTCACCCAAGGGTATAAGCCCTCCACACCCCTAACCTTGGGTTATGTTCAGGGCAGAGACTGTCCTAGGAACCAGGAGGGGATGGAGTTGGGCTAGGGGATGAAGGCCTGTCACCAGGAACATGTAGGTAGAGGTGGTTTGTAAAACACAGGTGCAGTGCTCCGGGGGGCTGGGTGTAGAAAGCAATGTGCTGCTGGCTGgaccactgcccccccccccatcccacgCCAAGGTCTGCCCTAGCTTCGTTCTCAGGACCAGAggttttggtctgttttgttcatcgAAGCAGTTCTAGCACACCATAGCTGCTCAATAAGCGTTGATTGAGGATAAATGAACGAACGAACCAAGCAATCGCTTGAGCTGCTCATTTCTCTCTGGCCTTGGTAACCTATCTACTACCATCATGGAGCTCTGCTGAGACCTAAATGTGTAGGTGAATCTTTCCACTGCCACCTAAGTAGGCcttgaggacctactgtgtgcccagccctgtgctaGGGACTGGTGGGGGAAAAAGCCCGTGCCCTTTTTTCAGATGTTCTGAGTCATGGAAATGCTTTCTTTGGATGAAATTTTacacccctgcccctctctgaggCTGGCTGACTCCCGCATGAGGCAGCTCAGAGGCTCTGTGTGACCACaggtggggacagaggtgggCCTGTCCTCCAGGGGACAGCCTGGGTGGGCTACCTTAGGAAAGTTACAAGGTTTCTTTGGGCCTTGTGGGGGCCTGGCACCTGCCCTGTCCCACCCCAGGAGGCCGGTGAGGTTTCAGTCATGGGAAGACAGTGCGCTGTGGCCAGGAGGGCAGGCCTGCGCTTGAGACCTGGGCTGGACTCCAGGCTGACCAGTTCCAAATTCTGAGCCTCGTGCCTTCTCTTAGAAGGTGTGttccaaaaagaagaagaaggtgtgTGTTCCCTGAGAGCACACACTGTTCATGCATTGCTATGTCCCCAAACCTGGAATGGTGTCAGATGCATAGTAGGGGCTCAGTGAATgttgcagaatgaatgaatgccaaaGGGGACCAACAGTGCCCATCCCCGGAgctggtgggggagagaggaagtgcctggcacacacagcAGCTGCTTGTCCCATGTCACCCGGAGCGGAGAGTCAACCACAGTGCGGGCCGCTGGTCATAGGTCTGAGCTGTCTGCACAGGGGAGCCCCCAGGGTGAGGCTTTGGGGTGCCAAACCCTGCCCTCTGGGCCCTCCCTCTGGCCAGGGGCTTGGGCCttttgggggaaggagcagaggagacTCACCATCTTACAGGTGCAGCGGCTGAGAGACTGAtggcagagacagaaggaaagagacaaaggGGGGAGTCAGGGCAGCCGGGTCTGTACCCCACTGCCCAGCCCCTCAGACTCGGGGGCGGCGAGGTGGCCCCCAAGGCGCCTGTGTCCTGTCCCTGACAGGTGTCCAcggctgccccacccccacccaaggaGGTCGTGGGATTTCTGCCGCCGGGACCGCAGGGGTCCTGACACCCCTCCCTCGCCCCCCAGCTCACGCCTCGCGGGGTTGCGCCGGGCAGCGCTGGGGTCCTAGCACCCCGCCCTTCCAGCGGGGGGCGCGCTGGGTCCCCGCGACCCCTGGCCCCGCAGCCCCCCTCCGTGGCTCTCCCCGGGGCGCGGGCAGGAGCCGGGGTACCTGGAGGGCCGCGGCGGCTCGGCGGGGCAGGCGGGGGCTCGGCGGGGCAGGCGGGCGGCGCTGGCGGCAGCGGCGGCACAGCGGGAGCGGGCGGCTCGGCTTTATATAGAAGCGACCGGGGCATGCCCAttgcggggcgggggcggcgcgggGCCCCAGCCGgcacccccccccgccgccccgccgcccgcgTCCGGACACCCGCCCCCCAGCCCGACACCTGGGCTCCAGGGTGGGGCCAGGGAGCGAGACCGACCAAGTGGAACAGAGGGTCACAGCCACAGGGCTGCGGTGAGGGAAAGACGGAGCCCGGAcagggacagaaagagacagagggagacagagggagagacagtgccGCATGGAAGGgggatggaagaaagagagagggagagaggaggggcggagggagagagctGGAGAGGGCAGAGACCGGCGGCAGGGCTGCCCTTGGCCTTTCGGGGAGGGGTGGCCAGGAGAGCAGTCGGGGCCCACAGTCTGGAGTCCTGCCCTTGGATGGAGTCCTGAGCTCCCTAGCACACCCAGCCCCCAGCAGTCTGCCTCGGCCATGAGCACTCTGCCCTATGGCAGACTCTCCCAGAAAGGCGGGGTTGGGCAGGGGTCCCTGAACATCTGTGGGGTTCCTGCCTCACCTCTCCTGGCCCCCACCAGAGTAGGGACCAATCAGTAAGAGGACCCCACAAGGGCAGTCCCAGTTTCCTGGGAGACCCTCTGCCCTGCAGGGGGCCAAGAGGGAAGGGGGTGCCCAAGCTGTGGGGTTCCAGTGGATGTGAGCCCAGGAAAGGGGGTGTGTACGGGATCTGTCTTGCCCATGGACACCCACGTCTGCTGGACACCGGCAATTACACCCAGTCTCCCCAAGACACACAACCTTACACCCAGGTGCATTCACCCAAGCACCCACAGAAAACACCTCAAGAGACCTGGCTCACGGCCACAAATTCGGAGACTCACACCCTCTCCTTGAGTGTCACAGTAGGCAGGTGTCAATCCTAGCTCCAGCCATAGGACCTGGGCACGTCCCCTTTCTGGTCTGAACCTCACTTTCCTCCTGCCTAAAATGGGGCTAGTTCCCATCTcacagggctgtggggaggatTAGTACATGGTCCTGCGTGCACCCACCACATGCGGGCTATTATGACAATTCCTCCACCTTACAGCCTCGAACCCACACCTTCTCCCTGCCTGTCTCAGAGCTGGAGACTGACTCCCTGGCTGTCCCCGAGAGCCTTCTGGGCTCGGGGGAGAGAACCGAGGGGCCCGTGGCACCtgtaggggcagaggggacagcttTGGGTATACAGAGGACCCACCCCTGTCTACCACTGAAGGGACTCCGAGGGGAGAAATGATTCATCCAGAGTCCGTCCAGCCCAGCCCACATTCCCCACACAGCTTTCCAGGGCTGGCTGCTCGGCGGCCTCTCTGG
Above is a genomic segment from Halichoerus grypus chromosome 11, mHalGry1.hap1.1, whole genome shotgun sequence containing:
- the CARNS1 gene encoding carnosine synthase 1 isoform X4, translated to MLSLDPLGPEWDCPLGSKDLEEEEGPWGGGSGLPPPGCFPGSWHQDVGLDCKGSLEGAEARAWTVYYYGLLQSCLQQAGLPETQDRSQVPRTGNMLLCLSPTWLTKVPALGQPGEAVLLVSKAVSFHPGGLTFLDDFVPPRRATYFLAGLGLGPGRGREAAELARDLTCPTGASAELARLLEDRLLTRRLLAQHGGVAVPATLAFTYKPPALLRGGEAGPGLRLVELSGKEDQQTLVKEEVGAFLHSGALADALQVAVKLSGWRWRGRQALRVYPRVELSTVVDTVLALLEKLEEEESVLVEAVCPPARLPFPGSPPPGPELAVRICAVVCRTQGDRPLLSKVVCSVGREDRPLRHQSSLPQTLEAALARCGLGETGQVAVVRRRVKAAAEAALAAVLALEAGLSAEQRGGRRARTDFLGVDFALTVEGRVLTPVALELNSGLCLEACGALEGLWAAQRPRSAAEDAAAAPLVETMLRRSAHCLVEGKQLLLIGAGGVSKKFVWEAARDYGLKLHLVESDPNHFASQLVHTFIHFDVTEHRRDEENARLLAELVRARGLQLDGCFSYWDDCLVLTALLCQELGLPCSPPAAMRLAKQKSCTQLHLLRCQGPPWPAPSLHAVPCCPLESEADVEKAVHQVPLPGVMKLEFGAGAVGVRLVEDAPQCHEHFSQIARDLQGEADHPGIGLGWGNAMLLMEFIEGTEHDVDLVLFGGRLLAAFVSDNGPTRLPGFTETAACMPTGLAPEQEAQLVQAAFRCCLGCGLLDGVFNVELKLTGAGPKLIEINPRMGGFYLRDWILELYGVDLLLAAAMVACGLRPALPTHPRARGHLVGVMCLVSQHLQVLSSTASRETLQALHDQGLLRLNWLEEVLVPGEYEEPYCSVACAGSSPAEARLRLLGLCQGLGIDGPHYPVAHFLSHFK
- the CARNS1 gene encoding carnosine synthase 1 isoform X3; translation: MGRRLWPAAPRLLPWLLAPGRGPGLQGLPRGGGGPGLDCLLLRPPAELSAASRPPGDPGPQPGCPGAEVTLCVLGSPSTFLSVLLEGGVQSPGNMLLCLSPTWLTKVPALGQPGEAVLLVSKAVSFHPGGLTFLDDFVPPRRATYFLAGLGLGPGRGREAAELARDLTCPTGASAELARLLEDRLLTRRLLAQHGGVAVPATLAFTYKPPALLRGGEAGPGLRLVELSGKEDQQTLVKEEVGAFLHSGALADALQVAVKLSGWRWRGRQALRVYPRVELSTVVDTVLALLEKLEEEESVLVEAVCPPARLPFPGSPPPGPELAVRICAVVCRTQGDRPLLSKVVCSVGREDRPLRHQSSLPQTLEAALARCGLGETGQVAVVRRRVKAAAEAALAAVLALEAGLSAEQRGGRRARTDFLGVDFALTVEGRVLTPVALELNSGLCLEACGALEGLWAAQRPRSAAEDAAAAPLVETMLRRSAHCLVEGKQLLLIGAGGVSKKFVWEAARDYGLKLHLVESDPNHFASQLVHTFIHFDVTEHRRDEENARLLAELVRARGLQLDGCFSYWDDCLVLTALLCQELGLPCSPPAAMRLAKQKSCTQLHLLRCQGPPWPAPSLHAVPCCPLESEADVEKAVHQVPLPGVMKLEFGAGAVGVRLVEDAPQCHEHFSQIARDLQGEADHPGIGLGWGNAMLLMEFIEGTEHDVDLVLFGGRLLAAFVSDNGPTRLPGFTETAACMPTGLAPEQEAQLVQAAFRCCLGCGLLDGVFNVELKLTGAGPKLIEINPRMGGFYLRDWILELYGVDLLLAAAMVACGLRPALPTHPRARGHLVGVMCLVSQHLQVLSSTASRETLQALHDQGLLRLNWLEEVLVPGEYEEPYCSVACAGSSPAEARLRLLGLCQGLGIDGPHYPVAHFLSHFK
- the CARNS1 gene encoding carnosine synthase 1 isoform X2; the encoded protein is MLSLDPLGPEWDCPLGSKDLEEEEGPWGGGSGLPPPGCFPGSWHQDVGLDCKGSLEGAEARAWTVYYYGLLQSCLQQAGLPETQDRSQVPRTGCPGAEVTLCVLGSPSTFLSVLLEGGVQSPGNMLLCLSPTWLTKVPALGQPGEAVLLVSKAVSFHPGGLTFLDDFVPPRRATYFLAGLGLGPGRGREAAELARDLTCPTGASAELARLLEDRLLTRRLLAQHGGVAVPATLAFTYKPPALLRGGEAGPGLRLVELSGKEDQQTLVKEEVGAFLHSGALADALQVAVKLSGWRWRGRQALRVYPRVELSTVVDTVLALLEKLEEEESVLVEAVCPPARLPFPGSPPPGPELAVRICAVVCRTQGDRPLLSKTLEAALARCGLGETGQVAVVRRRVKAAAEAALAAVLALEAGLSAEQRGGRRARTDFLGVDFALTVEGRVLTPVALELNSGLCLEACGALEGLWAAQRPRSAAEDAAAAPLVETMLRRSAHCLVEGKQLLLIGAGGVSKKFVWEAARDYGLKLHLVESDPNHFASQLVHTFIHFDVTEHRRDEENARLLAELVRARGLQLDGCFSYWDDCLVLTALLCQELGLPCSPPAAMRLAKQKSCTQLHLLRCQGPPWPAPSLHAVPCCPLESEADVEKAVHQVPLPGVMKLEFGAGAVGVRLVEDAPQCHEHFSQIARDLQGEADHPGIGLGWGNAMLLMEFIEGTEHDVDLVLFGGRLLAAFVSDNGPTRLPGFTETAACMPTGLAPEQEAQLVQAAFRCCLGCGLLDGVFNVELKLTGAGPKLIEINPRMGGFYLRDWILELYGVDLLLAAAMVACGLRPALPTHPRARGHLVGVMCLVSQHLQVLSSTASRETLQALHDQGLLRLNWLEEVLVPGEYEEPYCSVACAGSSPAEARLRLLGLCQGLGIDGPHYPVAHFLSHFK
- the CARNS1 gene encoding carnosine synthase 1 isoform X1, producing the protein MLSLDPLGPEWDCPLGSKDLEEEEGPWGGGSGLPPPGCFPGSWHQDVGLDCKGSLEGAEARAWTVYYYGLLQSCLQQAGLPETQDRSQVPRTGCPGAEVTLCVLGSPSTFLSVLLEGGVQSPGNMLLCLSPTWLTKVPALGQPGEAVLLVSKAVSFHPGGLTFLDDFVPPRRATYFLAGLGLGPGRGREAAELARDLTCPTGASAELARLLEDRLLTRRLLAQHGGVAVPATLAFTYKPPALLRGGEAGPGLRLVELSGKEDQQTLVKEEVGAFLHSGALADALQVAVKLSGWRWRGRQALRVYPRVELSTVVDTVLALLEKLEEEESVLVEAVCPPARLPFPGSPPPGPELAVRICAVVCRTQGDRPLLSKVVCSVGREDRPLRHQSSLPQTLEAALARCGLGETGQVAVVRRRVKAAAEAALAAVLALEAGLSAEQRGGRRARTDFLGVDFALTVEGRVLTPVALELNSGLCLEACGALEGLWAAQRPRSAAEDAAAAPLVETMLRRSAHCLVEGKQLLLIGAGGVSKKFVWEAARDYGLKLHLVESDPNHFASQLVHTFIHFDVTEHRRDEENARLLAELVRARGLQLDGCFSYWDDCLVLTALLCQELGLPCSPPAAMRLAKQKSCTQLHLLRCQGPPWPAPSLHAVPCCPLESEADVEKAVHQVPLPGVMKLEFGAGAVGVRLVEDAPQCHEHFSQIARDLQGEADHPGIGLGWGNAMLLMEFIEGTEHDVDLVLFGGRLLAAFVSDNGPTRLPGFTETAACMPTGLAPEQEAQLVQAAFRCCLGCGLLDGVFNVELKLTGAGPKLIEINPRMGGFYLRDWILELYGVDLLLAAAMVACGLRPALPTHPRARGHLVGVMCLVSQHLQVLSSTASRETLQALHDQGLLRLNWLEEVLVPGEYEEPYCSVACAGSSPAEARLRLLGLCQGLGIDGPHYPVAHFLSHFK